CCGCAGTTGATGCACCGTTCCCAGTATTCACAGCGTTATTGCCGCCAGATTGCCACTGAATCACGTTGCTAGGATCTGTTTCGTTACGAATAATACATTTCCATTCAATGTCGGTCGCCTGAGGAAGCTTGATGGTAGCACTCCAAGTTGGGTAACTTGTTGGGCTAAGTAACACTGCACTCGCTGCTTGCCAGTTACCTAAAGCTGCATTGTTACCTACTGCGTAAACGCTATCGCCCATATTGGTATAACCGTTATTACAGGTGAAGCTAACGTCCACTTCATCTGTTGGCTCAATATCTCCATCGGTTTCTGCTAGCCACATTCTTGCTGAGCCAGCTGGCACATTTACGGTGTAGTAAGAGCTATTTGCCTTAAAGCTTGAACCAGTGAATACATCAACATAGTTTTTCGCACTGTTTAAATTGCTCGCGTTAATGCTAATGTCTTTGGCGTAGCCACATTTGTTAATACCCAGTACGCCGGCATCACCGCGGCGTAAAACAATGGCACATTGGTCGGTATACAATACTTCTTCATCTGCACCCTGAACGCCATTGTGAAACTTAACCATGGCTTTAAGGTTGTCTTGCTTGTAATCATTTACCCAACGGCCATTATCCACACCTGTTGCGTCACTAAACACCATTGGAACACCCTCTTGGCGACCCATAATATAAGCGTAGGCAAGGTGCTCATTAGCTTCGCTCATAATCTGATAACGGAAGCCGTCATTACTTGGGATGTCGTGGGTAATGGTAAAGGTAAGTGCACGAATACCATCAATTGCTCCGCCCCAAGATTTAGGGTTAGCTAAGGCTTCTAAACTGCCGTTAACATCAAAGGCATCACGTAATGTTTTTAGTAGTGGGAAGTCGTAGGCACTGTGCGAGGTTTCACGGAGGTAAGGTTCTAAGAAGGTATCGTAATCAGCATTACCTGCTCCAGCACCAGTGATAATCTCACCAAATAAATACATATCTTGTTTGATGTTAGCGTCGAACACTTGGTTGATATGCCAAGTCGTCATGTGTTTGGCAGCATCAATTCGAAAACCAGTAACACCCATGTTTTTAATGGCTTGAACATAGCTTTTTTGCTGTGCACGAACCCAGTCATTAGGATCTAAATCAGGTAAGCCGGGGTCGCCATTACCACCACAGATACGGCCATTCATTGACTCCCATACATCTGTCCAGTTGGTGATACAGAACCCAGCATGAAAATCACCAGGAGAAAACAAGTTGTTACTCAAGTCACCAAAAAGCTGTTGTCGATTCCAGTAATCACTGTTACTTGCATAGTCGTTAAGCGTGTCATTACCAGGGAAGTAAGTAGAGTTGCCTCGCTCATTCGCCATTTGATTAATCACGATGTCAGCATAGGTATTTACGCCATGTGCTTTCAAGGCATTAATCATGTTTTGAAAGTCTTCTTTATTGCCGCGGTTATTATCGATAACACGATAGTCCTGCGGCTGATAGCGCGCCCACCATTGGGTATTGCTGCTATCCGATTTTAGCGGCGGAGCCACCAATACATTTGTGTAACCAATATCTGCAATTTCAGCAGCCTTTTCGGCAACTTCTGAATATCGCCAATCAAAGGCATGTAAAATAACATCGGCACTGGCCAGCTGTGAAAATACAGCTAATGAAGTACCTAATAGGCACGTATTTATTGCATCCGCTTTAGTTTTGTATTTCATTATTAGTAAATCCTTTCCCATGATTACTATATTTAATGAACACAAAGACCAATTTATAGAATTAAATTATGTTGTTACAGCATCGTTTAAAACAGTGGGAGCAATCAATACACTATTTCCTAGCTCTAAATTTTACTTGTTACTTATAAGTGAACAACAAAAACTGTTCAGTAATCTTGTTTAGAAGCTAAGACATAAAACCTGCATTGCGGAGATCTCCACTATTTTATCGCTGCATCACTGGTCCTTGTGGCTAAGTGAGAGTTTATAACTCTTTGCGTTTACTGCCTTATCGATACCGACAACATCAACAAAACATCAACTTCAGGTAATTTACTCACATATCAGAGTGTGTCAACGACGAGGAAAAGAGATATTCTAAAGTGTGACACAAGTGCTTATTACAGCTGGAAGTTATTTGATGTTACCTAAGGTTAAATCAGCAAATAAATTAAAAATAAAGCTTTTACTGCTTATTTAATAAGGTTACTAATACAATACTTTAAAATGTATAAGTATTTTCAAGCGCTAATTACTTTCTTTTTTAAACTTAAACGCCTTATTCCCACCTTTATTTATCTTCGCTATCAAATTAAATCAGTAAGGTGCGGTCAAAAGGCTAGCGAGGAAACCGCACTAGACGCTAAGCATCCCTTAGATGAACAAAGTTTAATCTTGGCACCAGCCAAACTTTGTTACATTAGGACCTAGGCAAAAACCAATTACAGCCAGAGGATTACCTCTTAGCTTGAATAATGCACAATACGCCCTGATATTATTAAGGTCTGTTGGTGTTTTGAGCTCTTTTTTACAGCACTTAGCTGGACTACTTGTACGAGACAAAGGCTTTTAGGCGCAGCTAGCCAACATGAGAAGCCAGTAGCGCTGTAGCAATGAGCCTAAAACGATGTTCCCTAGAACAAAAAGTTCCACCGAGAAAGGCTAACAGGCCCTCGTGTTCACCCATAAAAGGTTGCAGTTTCATTAATGAATTTATCTCGACTATCTAGCGTTAAAACTAAAGCCGATGACCTAGCTAAGCTAACTATGGATAAGCATATGCGTTTAGCAGTAACGGGCTTAAGTGGCGCAGGTAAAACCGCCTTTATCACTTCTTTAGTCAATCAATTGTTATTGGGTGCAGAAAACCATCAACTCCCCTTATGGAAGTTAGCCCGTGAGCATCGGTTTTTAGGTGCTAAGCGCACTCAGCAGCCTCACTTACATGTAGCTAGTTTTGATTATCAAGGTGGAATGGATGCACTGCAAAGCCAGCCACCACGCTGGCCTTCGCCTACTCATGGGGTGAGTGAAATACGCCTTAAGTTGCGATACACCCCACAATCAATGCTGTGGAGAAAGCTAAACCACACCGCCACGCTTAACCTAGACATTGTTGACTACCCGGGCGAGTGGCTACTCGATCTGCCCCTGCTCGAGCAAAGCTATGCGCAGTGGTGCGAACATATAGAAAGCAGTTTAAGGGATTCGCGTAAAGCTGAACTCGCCACAACTTGGCAAGACATGGTGCAACAATTAGATATTCATAGCACTGCCGACGAAAATCGCATGGCCGACATTGCCAGCACTTACACCGACTACTTGCACCAATGCAAACAGAAATTAGGCATGCACCACATTCAACCAGGTCGATTTGTACTACCTGGTGAACTGGCCGGTGCGCCAGTGTTGGCATTTTTCCCACTACCAGTAGCGCTGGCAAAAAGCCCAAGCAAGGATAAAAAACAACGTAAGCAATCCTACTTAGGCTTGTTGGAGCAACGCTTCGAGTACTACAAAGAACATGTTGTGAAGCAGTTTTACCAACAGCACTTTATTAAATTTGACCGACAAATCGTATTGGTAGATTGCTTAAGCCCGCTCAACAGCGGCCACGATAGTTTTTGCGATATGCAGCTAGCAGTAAACCAAATACTGCACAGCTTTAACTACGGAAAAACCAGTTTACTGCGCCGTTTATTTGCTCCCAAAATCGACAAGCTGCTGTTTGCCGCCACTAAAGCCGACCACGTGAGCAACGATCAACACAACAACTTAGTACAATTGCTAAGTGAAGTGGTTGCCGAAGGCAAACGCCATGTGAAGTTTGAGGGGATTACTACCGACACAATGGCCTTAGCCTCAATCAAAGCCACCCAAAGTGGTAAAGCCCAACTCAAGGGCGAAAGCATTTCGGCGATTAAAGGCATTTTGCAAAGCGACGTAGAAACTCAGCAGCAAACCACTTTGTTTCCAGGAGAAGTGCCTAGCCAGTTACCCAAGCAAGATTTTTGGCAGCAACAAGGCTTCGAGTTTAGTCCTTTTCAAGCGCCAAGCACCAGCCCTTATCAAGCTCTACCTCATAACCGTATCGACCAAGCGATTGAGTTTTTGCTAGGAGATAAATTTAAATGAATACCCCAATTAAGCAGCGCCAAGTACTGCAAACCGAAGTTAAGCCAAATGAACAAGCAGTTGAGACGCAAGCCGAACCTGCGCCGTTGGCGAGCAAACAAGTACTCGATGACGAGCTCAACTGGCAACAAGACAACACTCAAGAGCAGTTAGAATCACTAGACATTGAACTACAGCCTAAAAAAGCCAGCCCTTGGTTAAAGTATGGCATTAGTGCTGCGCTAATTATCGCCTTTGGCGAAATGGCACTAAGTCTGAGTGAGCTTTGGCAAAGCTCGCCAACTCGCGCGGCTATTTATAGCGCGGTACTAGCCAGCATTGTAATAGGTTTAGGGGCAATAAGTTTTAGAGAGCTAGCCAAACTACGTCGCTTAAAGCACTACCAAAAAGAACATCAAATGGGCGCACAGCTACTAGAACAAACCAGCGACGATAACAGCAAAGCCCATGATTACTGCGAAAAACTGGCGAAATTACAAGGCTTAAGCGACAGCCAAGAATACTTGAACTGGAAGAACTGGCTAAGTGACAGCCATACCAGTCAAGAAATAGTGAGTTTGTATAGCGAAACGGTACTCAGCCCTTTAGATAATCGCGCCAAACAAGTTATTAGCAAATGGTCGAGCGAAGCGGCGGTACTGGTTGCAATAAGCCCCTTAGCATTGGTGGATATGCTGATTATCTTTTGGCGCAACATTAAAATGATTGAAGCCGTAGCCAAAATCTATGGCATAGAGCTCGGTTACTTAAGCCGAATTAGGCTTATCAAACGAGTATTCTCTAATATGATTTACGCAGCGGCTAGCGAAGTTGTCGCCGATGTAGGCAGCGACCTATTGGGCGCAGAACTCACTGCTAAGTTATCAGCCAAAGCTGCACAGGGCATCGGCGCTGGGTTATTAACAGCCCGCTTAGGTTTCAAAACCATGGAACAAGTAAGACCTATTCCATGGACCTTAAACAACAAGCCTAAAACTCAACAACTAAAAGGCATACTGTTAGAGAAGGTGAAGCAGAAGCTAAAAGGCTAAGCAAAGTTGGTTAAGCAGGCCATTAGCTAAATGGCCTTGTTCCTCTTATCACCAACATAAACACTTAGCTATTTCAGCCTTAAAGAAAACACTTCAACACTATAAGCTGGCAGCGTTAACTCAAGTTCTTGCTCAGTCACTTGTTCACTTACCTTAAGGCCACTAAGCAACTCCTTGCCTAGTTGGACTTGCTTATTAGCCACACTGGTTCCCGCTAATTTTACCCCAGCTACTACCTCTTCATCGCTAAGGTTTACCACCACTAACAGGGTTTCATCGCTGTGTTTACGTAAAAATGCAATCGAATGGCGACTGCTATTGCCAGTGGTTTTAAGCAACTCGAACTCTCCGCTAGCTAATGCCGGGTGCTGATTTCTCAGAGCGATTACCTTTTGGTAATGCTTTAGCATCGAATCAGGATCTTCGACTTGCTGAGCAACATTAAATTGCGGATAGTCGGGATTTACATTTCGCCAGGTAGTTCCTGTGGTAAATCCGGCATTTTCAGTGTTATCCCATTGCATTGGAATACGCGCGACCGCGTCATCCCAAGGCACTAAGGAGCGCTCAATAACCGTCATACCAATCTCTTCGCCATAATAGACAAAAGGGATCCCAGGGCCTGTAAGCATTAGGCTAGCGGCCAACTTCGCCTTATCAAGGTTGCCTTTCATCGCAGTGGCGGTGCGCTCCCCAGCAAAGGGATCATGATTTGACAATAAAGTGGCAAAGTTAGCGCCAGCTGGCGCGCTGTTCGCCATGGTCAGGTAGGCTTGAACTCCCCGCTTGCTGCTTTTTATCACGCCATAAATTAGCTTTTGGCTGCACTTAAAACAAAAGGCAGAGTGAAACTCATTGCTGCCATCCCCCATGTACATATCGCCGGTGAACGGAGCCTCAGCAACGATAAACGCCTTGGGATATTGGTTAATTAGCTGCCTAAATTCCTTATAGAAAAGGTGGTTGTCTGGCTGGTTTTCTTGAGCCCCATTGCCATTTTCAATTAGGTGACTAGCAGCATCTACCCGAAATCCATCTACCCCCATATTAAGCCAAAGCTTTGCGCTGTCTTTCATATAGGCAACCACTTCTTGGTTACGGAAGTTCCAATCGGGTAAAAAGTCGAAAAACAAGCCGTAGTAGTAACCATGTTCTGAAGGGTGCCACACTGTGGCAGAACGATCCCAAGGGCGGCCCCAGCCTAGATCAGAATCTGCCCATATAAACCAATCTCTATATTTGCTATTGGGATTACTTACCGCATCCTGAAAAATAGGATTAGCACTGCTGCTATGATTGACCACTAAATCCATGATTACGCCAATGCCACGCTGGTGTGCTTCATCAACTAGTTGCTGAAAATCTTCCATGCTGCCGTAATCTTGCTCAATGGCTCTGATGTTTTTCACATCGTAGCCGTTAGTGTTAAATTCGCTTTCTGTCACTGGCATTAACCAAAGGCCTGTTATCCCCAACTCTTGTAAATAGTCCAGCTTGCTAATTAAACCTTGAATGTCTCCATGCCCGTCGCCTGAAGAGTCGTAATAAGCACGCACAAACACTTCATAGAATACGGCGCTTTCCCACCAACGCTCCGGCAGACTGCTACTTGGAGGCTTAACTTCAATCTGTTCTTTATAGGCGTTTGGATCATTGACCTTGTTTAATGCGACAGATTCAGATTCTGGTTGACTGGTTGAAGAGCAGGCAGCCGCAAAAGCCGCCAGCATAAAACAGATTATTACGTTTCTCACAATCCCTTCCTTGCAGTTATCACTTTTATAGTTATGTTTTTTCGAAACTATAAAAGTAATAGATTTAAATCAGCTGGATTGGAAGTTTAAGCATCAATTATTGTGCGCTTTGTAATTAAGCGAGTGCCTTAATAAACAAAAACTGAGGGTGTTCACTTAAACGCTGAAAATGCTCTGGCGAGAGCGTTTTTAAGGCTTCACTAGGTTTGCCTTCGTTTAACTCGGCTAGCAGCATTCCGTTGTTGGTAATGGCACCAATTAAGGCAGAAAGCGGCCTGCGGTAAAAGCTCACCTTAACTGGCTTACCTACGGTGTCCCACTGCTCTGTAATGAGCTCGGTGTTAAAGTATTTGCCACTAGAGCTGGCCTCAATATCAACCATCGGGTGATGGGTAGAAAATACAAACTGCCCGCCACTCACTAGCACCCGTTTCACGTCAGTAAATAAGGGGTTAAGATCTTCCAAGTAATGCAACATTAGCGGGCAAATAACCATGTCATAGCTGGCGTCACTTTCTTCAGGTAAACCCGTGCCTAGGTCTTGCTGATAACAGCGAACTTTTCCTGCTAGCTTTTGATTGACCAGCTCAATCATTTCAGCTGAACCGTCTATGGCAGTTACCACTGCGCCTTCTGCTAGCAAGTATTCGGCGTAAACCCCAGATCCACAACCTAAATCAAGCACACGCTTGCCCTGTAAGTCACCTAACATAGCTTGCAGAGATGGCCTCTCATAATGGGCATTAAACACATTGTCGCGAATTGCCAAGTCGTATTCATTCGCATAGGTGGAATACATGGGCGCCTTTTCGGCAGAGGGTTGCGTCATTGATTTATTGGCTTCTTGGTCGGTAGGCACAGTATCAAGTATGTATTCTAAAGTACTGGAACCACTAAAGCCGAGTAACCAATTAAGATAGGGGTAAGTTTCGGTTTTTACTACTTTAAACCCCTTACTAAGGTAGAGTTTTTTAGCTCGCGGATTGGTATCGATAACATCTAAACGTAGCTTGCTGAACCCCTGCGTACGCGCTTGCTCAATAATGCCATCTAGTAACATTGAGCCTAAACCTAAGCCGCGATAAGACTCGTCAACCACAATACCGTCCATCACCATAGTTTGCTGGCTAGCTTTGCGCTCAAATAAGCTAAACACTATGGCGGCCCAAGCACCTTTAAAATAGCCTAACAAATCAACTAAACCTTGCCAACCAATGCCACTGGTAAAGCCTGCTTTAGGTGTTTGAAAGCCAGCCACCGCAACCAACTTACCTTGGTCAATCACCGATAATGAATACTCTGCTTGAAAAGCCTGAGCCAATAATGTGATGCGTTGCTGTTGATCCGGCACTGCCAAGCGAAATTTTTGACCAAATGCTTGCTCATATAACTTGGCAACCTGCGCTCTTTGCTGTTCGGGCCAAGCAAGCTGAGCGCGCAACGGCGACTTATTCATCGCTAACTCCTGTAAACCTAGGGACTGTTAATTCTCTTATTAATTAGAGTGTAAGCGCCATCACCCAATCGTCCATCACATAACCTTGGCCAATGTCGGTACACTGCTCAGCCACTTTAACAAAACCCATTTTTTGATATGCCGCGATAGAGTCATGATTGTGTCGGTTTACTGTCAGCGAAATACGCTGCAACTTGAAATCCTTGGCCAATTGCTTAGTAAAGTTCATCGCTTGTTTAGCCAAACCTTGGCCTCGATGTTGAGAGTGCACATAAATTTTGCTTAAAAACAGCTGCTCTTCTTGTCGCTGCACACCTAAGTAGCCAGCGTATTTCCCTTCAGATTCAATGAAATAGTATGAGTAATCTTCCGCCGCTATTTGTTGCTTGATGCGCGTTGCAGAATGAAAGGTAGCCAGCATGTACTTCACTTGCTCTAGGCCAATAATCGGCGTGTAATGTTCTAACCATATCTCGCTGGCTAATTCGGCAAGCTGTTGAATATCATGCTGTTCTTTAATCTGGTGGAACACTGCCACCTCCTTGATGATGTCGACTATTGGCTTCCAGCTTATCACTATTAAGCGATTGCTATAGGGGCGGTTGACCTTTCGCGATTAAATTTCGTTCGAGGCAGAATCGTTTTAGGCTTCTCATGCAAGCTAGCAGCACATTAAAGCCTTTGTCTTGTATAAATAAGCCGCAAACTGTTGCAAAAATCAGCTCGAAAGATCAACAGCCCCAGAGTAGAAAGCTAAAACAAGATTGATCTAATTAGCACCAATGTCACAGTTTTGGTGTAAAATCGCCGCTCATTTATCACCAGCTCGCGCTGGGTACTTCACACGCCATTACGCACAGACTTAAGGTTTGCCCAAATATGATTAAACTTATCGCCCTAGATATGGACGGCACGCTTCTCAATGACGAGAAAAAAATTACTCCTCGTACTTATCAAGCTATTCAGCAAGCTAAGCAAGCAGATGTGAAAGTGGTACTTGCTTCAGGCCGTCCACTAGAAGGTTTGCGCCCGTATCTGGAACAACTAGAGCTAACCAGTGAGCAAGACTTTGTCATCTCATATAATGGTTCACTGGTACAGCGAGTTGGCAGCGGTGAAGTTATTCACAAAACCACACTAAGTGGTAGCGACGGTACCGAGCTAGCTAAAGTTGCAGAGCAATTAGGTGTATTCATTCACGCTTTCTCAGCAGAACATGGGCTGATTACTCAGCAGCACAATCCATGGACTGATATCGAATCATCAATTAACGGCATGGATGTAAGCGAAGTAGACTTTGCTAGCCTTCAAGCCAACGACGCTCTTACCAAAATTATGTTTGTTGCCGAAGAAAGTGTATTGGATAACGCCATTGCCAACTTACCTGCAAGCTTGCGCGAACAGTATACCGTTGTGCGCAGCGCTCCCTTCTTCTTAGAGTTTTTACATATCGAGAGCAACAAAGGTGTCGGCGTAGAGCAATTGGCGAATATTCTTGGTTTACAAGCCTCACAAGTAATGTGTGCCGGTGATGCCGACAACGACCGCCACATGCTGCAATACGCTGGTTTAGCAGTAGCCATGGGCAATGCCGACGAAGACATAAAAGCCATGGCCAACTACATTGCCCCCAGCAATAAAGAAGACGGTGTCGCTGTTGCGATAGAAGAAAACGTACTTAAAGCGCTTTGCACTGAGCAATAAAAGCTATCTTTAAGTAAACCATACAAAGGCGAGCCTCTTAATTTGAGTCTCTCCTTTTTATTTATAAAGCTACGATGTATAAACTTAGCGTATTAAAACCAGCCAAATATACTTTTTATAAAATCGAAGCGAAACAATGACTAAAATCTATAAAAACCCCGTCACAAGCCATTACAAATAAATCATAAAAATCATTAGTAGAACCTTTCCATTTTAGATGATTTAGATAAACGTTCGCTAAAGCAACACTTAAAACCCAAGCTATTGTGGTTACATTTCTCGGTGCTATATTCTCAGCTCAAATTATTAATAAATAAGGAAATTTGAATTATGAGCACAAAGAAAACCGCAGGAATAGTAGTGGCAGTTTTGGGCGTGATTTTGCTAGCTATTGGCGGCTTTAGCCTAAATGATATCGCAGTAGCAGAGCAGCAAGCTCAGGCGCTAGGCGGTTTATTTGGCGGTGCTGGAAATGACTTGTTAGGTGGTCTAGGTTTAGACGCCGCATTAGAAGCAGAAAGAAATAAAGCTTACGGCTTTATTGTATTTGGCATAGCTTCTATCTTAGGTGGATTATTCCTAGTTAAAACTTCTGGCGAAGACGCTGCAGAGCAAGCATAAATAGATAAAAATAATCACTTAACCTACAGCTATGGGTTAAGTGATTTAATAGTATACAACCGACCAAATGCGGTAGAAACAGGATTGCATTCAATGAGTTATTTCTAGTTATCAACTCACCTCGTTAAATGATTACTAAAAACATACCTATAAACATACCTATAAACAGCTATTTAAACTGTAAATCACTGCAGACTAACTGATTTTTCCCTAGTTATGTATTAAGCTGTGTACGTGTAACAATCAGCTTTTAGTAGAGGTATTAATGAACATTTTGACAAAAAAAATTAAAAAACATACCACCTTTATCTTTATTGTTTCGGCACTTATTTCACCTAGCTCCCTTGCAGAGGTGTTGCAGCAAAAACCTGTTAGCTTACCTTTTAACGAGATAGTGGATGTTAGCTCAAACCCCTCTCAAAATAAGGTCGCTGATTCCAATTTAAGTTACGAGATCCCACCTAATTCTGGTCCGGTTAAAATGACAATCGCCACGTTTATCGACAAGACCATATTTGTGCCCAACATTGCTGTTCTAGATGAACATGATTCTATAGTTGCTGAATATACATCTAAAGATTTAACCTATGTTTCAATGCAACCTAGCGATAAAGATAAGTTGACCGGAGAGTTTATTATCAACCCCTTGGCTAAAAACAATGCAATGAAGGTTGTTATTTATACTACCCAGCAGGATATTGAAGGCTTCACTGAAACGTATCCGGCATATCGCAAATTCTTAGAATCAGCGGCATTCTCTGACATTAAAATTCCTAACGAAAAAGTTCCTCATAGTAACCAAGGAACATTAGAAATTAACTTTGAGTCCGCTTATAACTAAACATTATCAGTAATAGAAACATCGTAACTCGACTTTCGTACTGCGATGTTTCTACTTTTCTATAGTCTTAACAATGACTAGGCTTTAGTTGAAAAAATACTTACTATTGATCATCACCTCTTATCTATATCCAATCAAAAGTGAAAACTTCACGGTAAGGCTTCCTCCGCCATCGGCGCTGCTTTTTTATAATGCTCTGGGCTAATACCAATAAGCTGCGGAAAGGTCACTCCCAAAGATATCGACGACCAAGTACCAAAAGCAATTCCTAAACACAGAGCAATAGCAAAGCCTTCTAAGGCAGGTCCGCCTAACAACCACAAGCTACTCACCGTTACCAAGGTGGTTCCCGAAGTAATCAAGGTTCGAGAAAAGGTTGCCCGTACCGCATCGTTAATCAGCAAGTTCGCCTCTTCATTGGGTTTGGCTTTAAACAACTCTCTGGTTCGGTCAGCGATAATAATCGAGTCATTTAGTGAATAGCCCAGCACCGCCAACACCGCCGCTAAGGTAGTAAGGTTGAACTCTATTTGGGTTAGGGCAAACATCCCCAAAACAATCACCACATCGTGAGTAAGTGCTAACAACGCCCCCAGGGCTAAACGCCACTCAAAGCGATAACTTAGATACAGCATGGTTAAGAGCAAACAAGCAAATACCGCTAAGCCGCCCTGCTCTACCATGTCTGAACCCACTTGAGGCCCAACAATGCTGCTGTTTAATACCTCAATCGAAGCACTAGAAGATTCCAACACAGAGACTAGGCTCACGATTGTGTCTTCTACTTGGTTGTAACGAAAGGTCCAGCGACCAGCTTCACTAGAGCCAATAAGCTGAACATCTTGCTGCAGTGCCTTGTCCACTATGGGCTTTATATCTGCGGCTTTTAGCTGCTGATCTAATCGTACTTCGGCCACCACACCGCCGGTAAAGTCCAAACCCCAGTTCAAACCTTTGCCTGCCAGTAAAGCAATGGCAAGTAACAACAAAATGCCGGAAATAGCCGACATGCTAAAGCGCGTACGAGTGAGTAATGAATGAGAAATCGTCATAATTAAACCCTTAGCTCTCGGCGTTGATCACGCCCCCAAACAAGATTGATGATGGCGCGAGATAAAAACACACCGGTAAACATGCTGGTTAACAGCCCCAAACCTAGAGTTACAGCAAAGCCCTGAACCGGCCCATTGCCAATGGTATATAAGGCTAGCGCCACAATCATGGTGGTGAGGTTGGCATCAAAAATTGAACTAAAAGCACTGCTAAAGCCTTTATCAATACTTTGAGCAAAGGTTCGCCCTTCCTGCATTTTGTCTTTGATGCGCTCAAAAATAAGCACATTGGTATCTACCGCCATGCCTACGGTTAATACCATGCCGGCAATGCCAGGTAAGGTGAAAACCGCTCCAGGTAGCAGCGCAATTAAGCCAAATAAACACACCATGTTGGCCAATAAAGCCAAATTAGCCACCCAGCCCATCTTGCGATACCACAGGGCGATAAAGGCCAAGGTTAAACCTAGGCCCAACGCCAATGCGGCAAAGCCATTGCTTACATTCTCGGCTCCTAAAGAGGGCCCAATAGTACGTTCTTCAATGATTGTCACTGGCGCGGTTAAGGAGCCGGCGCGCAGCAATAACGCTAACTCCTGCGCCTCTTGCATACTGCCTGCACCGGTTATGCGAAAGCGAGTTCCCAATTGCGACTGAATAGTGGCAACGCTAATCACCGTGCTTATTTGTTGGCTTTCACCTTTAGCATCTCGGCTGTATTCGCTATACACCGTCGCCATGGGGTAACCAATATTGTCGCGGCTAAACTGCGACATTGTTCTGCCGCCGCTAGCATCGAGCGAAATGCTCACCTCGGCAGCGCCCATCTCACCCATTCCGGCA
The nucleotide sequence above comes from Agarivorans sp. Alg241-V36. Encoded proteins:
- the yidA gene encoding sugar-phosphatase, which translates into the protein MIKLIALDMDGTLLNDEKKITPRTYQAIQQAKQADVKVVLASGRPLEGLRPYLEQLELTSEQDFVISYNGSLVQRVGSGEVIHKTTLSGSDGTELAKVAEQLGVFIHAFSAEHGLITQQHNPWTDIESSINGMDVSEVDFASLQANDALTKIMFVAEESVLDNAIANLPASLREQYTVVRSAPFFLEFLHIESNKGVGVEQLANILGLQASQVMCAGDADNDRHMLQYAGLAVAMGNADEDIKAMANYIAPSNKEDGVAVAIEENVLKALCTEQ
- the secF gene encoding protein translocase subunit SecF; this encodes MSHSLLTRTRFSMSAISGILLLLAIALLAGKGLNWGLDFTGGVVAEVRLDQQLKAADIKPIVDKALQQDVQLIGSSEAGRWTFRYNQVEDTIVSLVSVLESSSASIEVLNSSIVGPQVGSDMVEQGGLAVFACLLLTMLYLSYRFEWRLALGALLALTHDVVIVLGMFALTQIEFNLTTLAAVLAVLGYSLNDSIIIADRTRELFKAKPNEEANLLINDAVRATFSRTLITSGTTLVTVSSLWLLGGPALEGFAIALCLGIAFGTWSSISLGVTFPQLIGISPEHYKKAAPMAEEALP
- a CDS encoding MalM family protein, whose amino-acid sequence is MNILTKKIKKHTTFIFIVSALISPSSLAEVLQQKPVSLPFNEIVDVSSNPSQNKVADSNLSYEIPPNSGPVKMTIATFIDKTIFVPNIAVLDEHDSIVAEYTSKDLTYVSMQPSDKDKLTGEFIINPLAKNNAMKVVIYTTQQDIEGFTETYPAYRKFLESAAFSDIKIPNEKVPHSNQGTLEINFESAYN
- a CDS encoding GNAT family N-acetyltransferase; the encoded protein is MFHQIKEQHDIQQLAELASEIWLEHYTPIIGLEQVKYMLATFHSATRIKQQIAAEDYSYYFIESEGKYAGYLGVQRQEEQLFLSKIYVHSQHRGQGLAKQAMNFTKQLAKDFKLQRISLTVNRHNHDSIAAYQKMGFVKVAEQCTDIGQGYVMDDWVMALTL